CGTGCCGATGACGTTGCCCGCCACTCGCACGCTGAAAATGTCGCCCACGCCAAGATCAAAGACCAGTTCGGTGGGGACCCGCGAGTCGATGCAGCTCAAGACGGCGGCAAACGGATTTTGACCGGCGGCTGTTGCGCCAACTTGCCGCCGCAAATCGCGACTCAGTCGATTGCCATTGACAAAACGGTGGTTGCCTTCTCGCATGATGGAAATCACTTGGTCAGGTGTGATGCTATCCTGCACCTCGCGGGTCGTATAATTGGCAAACTGCGCCTCGTTTTTGACGTGATATTTGGATCTGAATCCAACCAGGTTCACTAACACACCCCGCGCCGGCCCAGTCGTATGGGCGAAGTCGCGAATGAGGCTCAGCACGTCGGGATCAATGTAATCGGATTGATTTGCGTCAATCGTTAAGCGGCTTCCTGGTTTGGCATCATCGACCACATTTTGAATCGCCGCGCGATTAAGAAAGCTGACTTGATTTGCCAATTCAATGTAGGTGACGTCGCCTTCCAGTCGAGGTTCCACCGTACGCCGAATGGGGCGGCGCAGGTTGCTGTTGAGGATGAACAGCACTGCGACTCCCAACCCGATCAAAATGCCAATCAGAAGATCCGTCAACACGATCGCAACAACCGTCACGATGAACGGAGAGAATTGATACCGCCCCTCGTCCCACATTTGTCGAAATAACGTCGGGCTGGCCAGTTTAAAACCGGTCACCAGCAGAATCGCCGCGAGTGCTGAGAGCGGGATCATATTTAGATATTGCGGCAGCAGTGCGACGCTGAGCAGCAGCAACAGACCGTGAAAAAAGGCAGATTTTTTTGTCTGACTGCCTGCATTGACGTTCACACTCCCGCGTATGATGACCGACGTCACGGGCAATCCACCAATCAGTCCGCAGACCAGGTTGCCACAGCCCTGGGCGACCAGTTCGCGACTCGCTGGTGAGTTTCGTTTTAGGCGATCGATTTTATCGACCGCTTCGAGATTCAAGAGTGTCTCCAGTGAAGCAACAACGGCAATGGTAATGGCCGCGAGGTAGATCGATGGGTTGCTAAACTGCGTGAAGTCGGGGAGCGTCAAGAAACCAGCAAACTCCGATAAACTCTTCGCAATCGGGATCTCAACGAGGTGGTTCGTACCGATCGACCACGTGTCGCCCCAGCCACTGAACCATACGCTCAAGCCAACCCCCATTAAGACGACCAAGAGTGGTGCCGGGACCAAGGACTTCTTCAGCACCTCGATACGATCCCACAGAAGCAAGAACGCTACCGACAATAGGCCAATCACCATCGCACCCACGTGGATGCTGCCCGCGAGTGTTGCAAACAGTTCCG
This genomic window from Allorhodopirellula heiligendammensis contains:
- a CDS encoding bifunctional SulP family inorganic anion transporter/carbonic anhydrase — encoded protein: MTTHTPPTSTSTLIHDLVAGLVVFLVALPLCLGIALASGAELFSGLLAGIVGGLVVAVISGSHTSVSGPAAGLTAIVAAQIATLGSFDAFLLAVAIAGLIQIGFGIARGGALSAFFPSSVIKGLLFAIGVILILKQIPHVLGHDLDPEGDMSFFQFDKENTFSELFATLAGSIHVGAMVIGLLSVAFLLLWDRIEVLKKSLVPAPLLVVLMGVGLSVWFSGWGDTWSIGTNHLVEIPIAKSLSEFAGFLTLPDFTQFSNPSIYLAAITIAVVASLETLLNLEAVDKIDRLKRNSPASRELVAQGCGNLVCGLIGGLPVTSVIIRGSVNVNAGSQTKKSAFFHGLLLLLSVALLPQYLNMIPLSALAAILLVTGFKLASPTLFRQMWDEGRYQFSPFIVTVVAIVLTDLLIGILIGLGVAVLFILNSNLRRPIRRTVEPRLEGDVTYIELANQVSFLNRAAIQNVVDDAKPGSRLTIDANQSDYIDPDVLSLIRDFAHTTGPARGVLVNLVGFRSKYHVKNEAQFANYTTREVQDSITPDQVISIMREGNHRFVNGNRLSRDLRRQVGATAAGQNPFAAVLSCIDSRVPTELVFDLGVGDIFSVRVAGNVIGTKSLGSLEFGVGVAGVKLVVVLGHTRCGAVTSSVNLVCNNQDAESMTGCEHLQAIVNEIAPSIQGHSADSLGRLAPDELETYVDDVAKRNVLHTVDEILQRSTVIRKAAETGQIKVVGAMYDVKTGVIVFLGDEFIEPEGAPAHKSHEGSPH